CTCGTATGTTGCACAACACAAACCAACCACAAAAAACAATGCATATTAatctcatatatatatttttggttcgCTTTATCTTACAGATGCGCTCAGCTATGGCCAGGTGAACGTCGAGCCAAATACAGCGCTGCTCAACGAGGGCGATCGCACCGAGCTCCTCTGTCGCTACGGTCGTGCCATCAACTATTGCCGCATCGAGATACCCGGCGAACAGAAGGTCTTGAATCTGTCGCCCGTCTGGAGCAAGACACCAGGATTTACGTACTATGGAGCTGGTCTGAATGCGGGTCAATGTGGTGTCAGCATTGAGCATGTCAAGGCCAGCAATAATGGCCAAGTCAAATGCAGTCTTGGCGTTGAGGGCGAGGAACTTTCAGGCACCATCGATTTGGTCGTTGCATGTAAGTAGTGAAGAATTCGAGACTGAAATTAGTTGTAtactaatttgcattttgcaatttctcAGTGCGTCCCAAGCAGCCAATGATTGAGCTGATCACCAAGCCGAATCGCGATGGTTACTTCTCGGAGAACACCGAGTTCCATGCTCGTTGCATTGTTCGCGATGGTCGCCCGCCAGCCAACATCTCGTGGTACATTGACAACATGCCCGCCAACAAGAACACCAACCAACTGCAGATTCTCTCCACGCCCACCCACGACAATGTCGAGTTGTCCACCTCTGTGCAGGAAATCAAATGGCACTTGGCCCCCGAGGACAGCAACCGCAAGCTCGTCTGCCGCTCCCATCATCAGACCGATCGCGAAAGTGTGCCCGCCCAGGAAGCTGCCTACATCATAATGGTGCGATGTAAGTATCCTTGAATTCTAATCTACTACCTTAAACAATGAGAGAAAATTAGTCTTgcaaaagtaattaatataaaattcagtAATGATATAGCAATCCAAAAAAGTAAAGATTAGTCAGTTAGTATagacataaaaaacaaacagttCGAattatatacagtatatatagtatatattatagattTTAAATGACTATTTTGTAGAAACATTTTCAAATCACTAAATCCGACTGCATGACTAAAATTTACTACAAAATTCTCTCGATTATTGTTGTCATAGGTTTCACAAtcatatttttagttttaaagtCTTGAATACATTTATCAGTTTAGaaattatctatttttaagaaattatgCAATTCATATCACATAAATtccacatatgtatatatttaaaaaaaataagtaaatatcataaatttcattcaataatgggaataatatattataattggCAACTAATTTTATCACTGTCGTAAAAAATTAGCTTAATGCCATAATcgcaaattattattgtgcaAAAATTCATCGGgagaataatttaaattagtcTTAGAAGCTACAAAATTTCATATCGGAAAATCATGCGAAAGAAATCTACAAAGCATTATAGCCTTCTTTactacattttctttatagcatcatatatttcgaaaatatgTGCGACACTATctaaagtaaaaaaagaaacctataccaaacattttgtaataatGAGTAAAGATGAACATAAATATAGCTCCTTATTAGCACATTAATTGGAGTCAAAAATAATCTTGGAATTATTGTTCTATATAAaaagtgatttattttatcgtaaaacaaataaagttcCTAAAATATATCTTGGCTCTATGTAAAGTGCTAGTCCAAAGCTATAAGAAAAtcctttacttatttttaaagttatttcattctatgtttattttactataaataGTGTCGCATTACCCATATATAATACGTATTTACATTGggatcaataataataataatagagcCAACGAAACGCTTTAAAGCATTCTCATATTAAATTCCCATATGCATGCTAATATTATTCGCTTGCCACGCTTTTTCCAGATGCCCCCCGTCAGTCAGCCCGAGGCGTCCGTTTATGGATTGTACTTGGAGCACACTGCCATCGTGAACATTACGATCCGGGCAAGTCCGCCACCGACCATTGAATGGAACGTCGCCGGCGTTGTCATCCCACAGGGCCGCACCGAGGGACGCTATTCGGCATACGACCCACAGTATCTGGGCAACGATCTGTACAATGTGACACTGGCGATTGGCGGTCTAACTCTCGAGGATACGACCAAGGTGTACCAGCTGCGTGCGAGCAATGAAATCGGCATCGCTGATTATTCGGTGCGCATCAGTTCATCGAGCAAGCCTCCGAGCAGCAGTTTAGATGTGGCTGCCATCGTTGGCATCGTTGTGGCCATCGCCGTTCTGCTGCTGATTGTGCTTCTTGTGCTGTTTGCGCGTGCCACCGGCAGATGGTGTTTTGGAGGTAAGTCACAGTGTTTTTCAAAGTCTACTCGCTATTGTTTTGCTTCAATTCTATTCGTTCGCTTTTTCGTGGGTTGCCCATCATAATGTCATCATCATGTCCTCATTATCACAGTCACATTTGCCCGTCATCAGCTATGCTAACAATAATTTCAAGCCCGCTCTCCACGCTCTCCACTCCACACACCTCACTGCACTCACCCATCACCACCCAACATCATCAGCTATCAACCATTAGACACCATGCTCATCACATTTGCCAACATTTGCCACATGCTGCAATGTCTGCAAATCAAACACATGATGGCAAGGCGGGGGGCATCAAACCCCATTTGCATGGGCGTCGCCTGCGgtggagggagggagggaggtagggagggagggaggtagCATGGTCGCGGCATTGAAAGCCACCAACCGAGctggcagcagccacagctcGTTGTTAACTTTCGACTCATTGTGCggcttttaaattttaattagcggcaagtggcaagttggaagtggcagcggcagcggcaccAACTCTCGCAGCCTTAAAAACTCTtctaattaaacatttttacttCACTTTTCGATGCCTTTccattacattttttttttttgctgttttttgttctactcacactcacactcgatTAATTTGCCTGAAGAAATCCTAGACAAGGATTTTTCCGGGGGGAGGAATTTGTCTAGGTGTCTTCTTGTTGATTTTTCATCGCCAATTTGCCagcataattattaatttaaatttgatgcCAAGATAAACATTTCCAAGAAAATCTGTAACGAAATATGCCACAAGTTGTTTGGCTCTTTGAAATGAgctggaaaaatgtaaaacgcGAAAATGTGTAAGCCAAAATTAAATAGTGAAGtgaaaactgaaatatttccgtataaacaaaatacagaaactaaatttgtaaaccatttgcattaaataatattaattattatatataaatcaacaaacaaaattgtcACCAAAATTCTATATGTAATTGAAAAGAAgtgcaaaaacgaaaaactctACCTTCAAAAAGTGTCTacaaatgacaacaacaagaagagctAACATAAAAGACGTCgtacaattaattattaataattatttttaaaatattatttttatttttcaattgttatCTAACCGAAATtgaatcttttttatttttggtttttgcttttctatGTTTCTCTCGACAAAattttctctctttgttttcattttgtttattggaCTTTTAGCTATGATTTCTTTTGGGTAAATGGACAAACTAAccacaataaacaaacaaacaatcaaaTAAACACGTATTACGATTAAAAACTGGTCCGATATGGTTGTGCTTTAAGGCAGCCGGAACTCGCTCGTCGCTAAATGttagttcttgttgttgttgctctttacAGGCGCCACCCTCAATACAGATCTCGGTCCCGATTCTGAGGCTCAAATCCATCCCGAAACGCACGAAGAACTCGATGGCCAAGACAATGCCGACGAGCATATCGATACAACGCCACAGTCCGAAGAGGTCACGCCCCCAGTAACTGATAAATTGGAGGCCCAAAAGAAGGCCGATCTGAAGAAGTCGGCGGCAGCCACAGCGGCAGCCGTCATTGCTGCCGGAAATGGCCAGCAACATGGCGCCGATGCCCCGAAGCCACCCAACACATCCGTGTAGAGTTCCCAACGATCCTTTGCTTTAAGCAAATGATCAtcccaaaagcaaaacgaattGAAAATCGCTCTCTATTTCGCTCAGCAATGAGCTTCTCAAAAGgcgcacaaaaacaaaatgaagaaaaacaaaaaatcggaattaaattaaagttgaagtAGGGATGAGAATATAAATCTATCTATCGTGTAGGCCAAGTAACTTTGTAAGCTCTTTAAGTTTAATCAACGAAAACTCGGAAACTCTGAAACTCGGAATCTCCTGGAATCTCGCAACAgttcaaaaagaaaactccagcaattttttataaatatttaaatatatttttttaatattattcacaaattcaaatatgttgTATAATAATTTCTCACACACAATTTTTTGCATCGCAATTAATCAACGTATTAAGTTAAGCTAAAACCTGCCAgcaacttttgcatttttttcgcctcgaataatattttcttgctcaacaaaacaaaattagtttatagctaaaatgaaaaacaaatatagtaatatatttataaacctTGGCTCGAATAATTagataaactaaatatatatccCACTTATATGCTAAATAGGtctaaataataaacaaaaaaaaaaaagtaaacaaattggctaaaatcaacaaacaaacaaacattctattataattttgcacacACTTATTTCAGTTCTATGtaattttagaatttgtaaaaacaaaaacgaaaacaattaagttacaaataaattttgtttttatttaataataaacaaattggtTTCAGTTAACAcagttgttgatgatgatgatgatgatgatgatgatgatgatgatggtgtcgATGGGCTTTTGATTcacatttcataaatttgctgtcataatattattctacatattattaaactgagttaaacaaaagtattaaaatattctcCACTATTTTCACAGGCAAATCATTGAAGACGCCCACAAATGAAACGTAAGTAGTAAACCGATTATTTTAGTTGCTCCATTTTCAATTCGCAAACAATGTCAAAATAAGTTCAAAGTGCAAACGGGGCCAGGTCATAAAATGAGTCATGCTTTTGGAAAAGTCTAACCCAATGCAACGGTATCAGTGTCTGCCTaactacataaatacatatattgcaTTATATGCTAGCTAAATACATCATATTTGCTCATTATGCTTCACATTTTCTTTCCAATAATTGCGTAGTTGAATTGTGCGTATTGTCTTGTTGCATGTTTGTGGCTTTTAGCTAATTTCTAAActattattttacattattttaattctaatatttctttaacatGCGCTCGGCGATCAATCAAAAGTTCAAGCTCATTATccattaaattcatttgttcAGCTATCATCATCGCTAGGCATAGtcatatatataaacatatatatttagtgagcttaagcacacacacatacacatacacttacacaTACTTATTGTACTCGTAGTTTCCACTGGCAAAAACGAGTTGATAGAGATTCGTTTCCATTTTGATGgcatgcattt
This DNA window, taken from Drosophila nasuta strain 15112-1781.00 chromosome 2L, ASM2355853v1, whole genome shotgun sequence, encodes the following:
- the LOC132783404 gene encoding fasciclin-3 isoform X2 — its product is MSRIVLVFLAAILSDALSYGQVNVEPNTALLNEGDRTELLCRYGRAINYCRIEIPGEQKVLNLSPVWSKTPGFTYYGAGLNAGQCGVSIEHVKASNNGQVKCSLGVEGEELSGTIDLVVALRPKQPMIELITKPNRDGYFSENTEFHARCIVRDGRPPANISWYIDNMPANKNTNQLQILSTPTHDNVELSTSVQEIKWHLAPEDSNRKLVCRSHHQTDRESVPAQEAAYIIMVRWPPVSQPEASVYGLYLEHTAIVNITIRASPPPTIEWNVAGVVIPQGRTEGRYSAYDPQYLGNDLYNVTLAIGGLTLEDTTKVYQLRASNEIGIADYSVRISSSSKPPSSSLDVAAIVGIVVAIAVLLLIVLLVLFARATGRWCFGGKSLKTPTNETSSHHDKQLESGEAAHHGQNVALLETPNGITLLGSSKLREANGNGNANANANANGHNHERVSVVERRPPANDEDDSFEYATDRESSVYNPTTMPMRSVLMGQAAGRNSTQQQRESTESTETTEHSDLLQRGNQLGIPESRFSRWLPKDQRELLEKQAKLLSGRSQQTLATTAKQTPPAAPPKPIKNQQTPTTPTTPKLPQETEI
- the LOC132783404 gene encoding fasciclin-3 isoform X1; the protein is MSRIVLVFLAAILSDALSYGQVNVEPNTALLNEGDRTELLCRYGRAINYCRIEIPGEQKVLNLSPVWSKTPGFTYYGAGLNAGQCGVSIEHVKASNNGQVKCSLGVEGEELSGTIDLVVALRPKQPMIELITKPNRDGYFSENTEFHARCIVRDGRPPANISWYIDNMPANKNTNQLQILSTPTHDNVELSTSVQEIKWHLAPEDSNRKLVCRSHHQTDRESVPAQEAAYIIMVRCATLNTDLGPDSEAQIHPETHEELDGQDNADEHIDTTPQSEEVTPPVTDKLEAQKKADLKKSAAATAAAVIAAGNGQQHGADAPKPPNTSV